The proteins below come from a single Carassius carassius chromosome 11, fCarCar2.1, whole genome shotgun sequence genomic window:
- the LOC132152823 gene encoding zona pellucida sperm-binding protein 4-like isoform X4, which produces MAGSWCLVQILLVCVSCHAVPHWSKSLQDVQSLMTQQFLLQKPIQQPSNQQVPQQFPPQKPVQQLPKLQFPLQKPVQQPTYQQFPLQKPVQQPTYQQFPLQKPVQQLPKPQFPLQKPVQQPTNQQFPQQFPLQKPVQQLPKPQFSLQKPVVQADSLDKCDVADSEQIQCGLPGISGAECEAINCCFKAQQCFYGRAVTVQCIRDGQFVVVVSRDVTLPRLSLDSVHLLGGNDPPCAPVGSTPSFAIYQFPVTACGTSVMENGGYVVYENRMTSSYEVGIGPYGSITRDSHFEFLFQCRYSETSVEALVLEVNSVPPPPPVAAPGPLRVELRLANGQCVTKGCAEGDEAYTSYYSDSDYPIKKVLREPVYVEVHIMERTDPNIVLMLGHCWTTSTPSPLSLPQWDLLIDGCPYQDDRYLTTLVPVTGSSGLQFPTHYKRFVVKMFTFVDPASLAALQETIFIHCRTEVCHPSGSCEQSCTRKRRDTRIKAVSGEQTVVSSGAVTLVM; this is translated from the exons TCAGGATGTTCAGTCTCTGATGACCCAGCAGTTTCTGCTTCAGAAGCCGATTCAACAACCAAGTAACCAGCAGGTTCCTCAGCAGTTTCCGcctcagaagccagttcaacaactACCTAAactgcagtttccgcttcagaagccggtTCAACAACCAACTTaccagcagtttccgcttcagaagccggtTCAACAACCAACTTaccagcagtttccgcttcagaagccggtTCAACAACTACCTAAACcacagtttccgcttcagaagccggtTCAACAACcaactaaccagcagtttcctcagcagtttccgcttcagaagccagttcaacaactAC CTAAACCGCAGTTTtcacttcagaagccagtagtgcaggcagaTTCCCTTGATAAATGTGatgtagctgattctgagcagatccaatgtggtctacctgggatcagtggtgctgagtgtgaagctatcaactgctgctttaaagcacagcagtgtttctatgggagGGCGG TAACTGTCCAGTGTAttagagatggtcagtttgtggtagtggtgtctaGAGATGTTACTctgcctcgactgagtctggattcggttcatctgctgggtggaaacgacccaccttgtgctcctgtggggtcCACACCTTCCTTTGCCatataccagttccctgtgaccgcatgtggcacgagTGTGATG GAGAATGGcggatatgtggtgtatgaaaaccGAATGACCTCATCCtatgaagtggggattggaccatatggttccatcacaagggacagtcaCTTTGA gtttctcttccagtgtagataCTCTGAAACTTCTGTGGAAGCTCTGGTTTtggaggtcaactctgttcctccacctccaccagtagctgctcctggacctctcagggtggagctcagactggccaatggccaatgtgtcaccaaaggctgtgctgaag gggatgaggcctacacTTCCTACTACAGTGACTCTGATTATCCAATCAAaaaagtcctgcgagagcctgtgtatgttgaggtgcacattatggagaggactgaccccaacattgtcctgatgcTGGGACATTGTTGGACgacttcaacccccagtccactcagtctcccccagtgggaccttctgatcgaTGG atgcccttaccaggacgaccgttatctgaccacactggttccagtgactggatcgtctggtcttcagttcccaacccactacaagcgctttgttgtgaagatgttcacatttgtagatccagcctcactggctgctctgcaGGAAACC atcttcatccaTTGCCgtacagaggtgtgccatccatctggctcttgtgagcaaagctgcaccaggaaac gaagagatactcgtatcaaggctgtctctggggagcagactgtggtttctagtggagcagttactctggtcatgtaa
- the LOC132152823 gene encoding zona pellucida sperm-binding protein 4-like isoform X2: MAGSWCLVQILLVCVSCHAVPHWSKSLQDVQSLMTQQFLLQKPIQQPSNQQFPLQKPVQQPTYQQFPLQKPVQQPTYQQFPLQKPVQQLPKPQFPLQKPVQQPTNQQFPQQFPLQKPVQQLPKPQFPLQKPVQQLPKLQFPLQKPVQQLPKPQFSLQKPVVQADSLDKCDVADSEQIQCGLPGISGAECEAINCCFKAQQCFYGRAVTVQCIRDGQFVVVVSRDVTLPRLSLDSVHLLGGNDPPCAPVGSTPSFAIYQFPVTACGTSVMENGGYVVYENRMTSSYEVGIGPYGSITRDSHFEFLFQCRYSETSVEALVLEVNSVPPPPPVAAPGPLRVELRLANGQCVTKGCAEGDEAYTSYYSDSDYPIKKVLREPVYVEVHIMERTDPNIVLMLGHCWTTSTPSPLSLPQWDLLIDGCPYQDDRYLTTLVPVTGSSGLQFPTHYKRFVVKMFTFVDPASLAALQETIFIHCRTEVCHPSGSCEQSCTRKRRDTRIKAVSGEQTVVSSGAVTLVM; encoded by the exons TCAGGATGTTCAGTCTCTGATGACCCAGCAGTTTCTGCTTCAGAAGCCGATTCAACAACCAAGTAACCAGCAG tttccgcttcagaagccggtTCAACAACCAACTTaccagcagtttccgcttcagaagccggtTCAACAACCAACTTaccagcagtttccgcttcagaagccggtTCAACAACTACCTAAACcacagtttccgcttcagaagccggtTCAACAACcaactaaccagcagtttcctcagcagtttccgcttcagaagccagttcaacaactACCTaaaccgcagtttccgcttcagaagccagttcaacaactACCTAAActgcagtttccacttcagaagccagttcaacaactACCTAAACCGCAGTTTtcacttcagaagccagtagtgcaggcagaTTCCCTTGATAAATGTGatgtagctgattctgagcagatccaatgtggtctacctgggatcagtggtgctgagtgtgaagctatcaactgctgctttaaagcacagcagtgtttctatgggagGGCGG TAACTGTCCAGTGTAttagagatggtcagtttgtggtagtggtgtctaGAGATGTTACTctgcctcgactgagtctggattcggttcatctgctgggtggaaacgacccaccttgtgctcctgtggggtcCACACCTTCCTTTGCCatataccagttccctgtgaccgcatgtggcacgagTGTGATG GAGAATGGcggatatgtggtgtatgaaaaccGAATGACCTCATCCtatgaagtggggattggaccatatggttccatcacaagggacagtcaCTTTGA gtttctcttccagtgtagataCTCTGAAACTTCTGTGGAAGCTCTGGTTTtggaggtcaactctgttcctccacctccaccagtagctgctcctggacctctcagggtggagctcagactggccaatggccaatgtgtcaccaaaggctgtgctgaag gggatgaggcctacacTTCCTACTACAGTGACTCTGATTATCCAATCAAaaaagtcctgcgagagcctgtgtatgttgaggtgcacattatggagaggactgaccccaacattgtcctgatgcTGGGACATTGTTGGACgacttcaacccccagtccactcagtctcccccagtgggaccttctgatcgaTGG atgcccttaccaggacgaccgttatctgaccacactggttccagtgactggatcgtctggtcttcagttcccaacccactacaagcgctttgttgtgaagatgttcacatttgtagatccagcctcactggctgctctgcaGGAAACC atcttcatccaTTGCCgtacagaggtgtgccatccatctggctcttgtgagcaaagctgcaccaggaaac gaagagatactcgtatcaaggctgtctctggggagcagactgtggtttctagtggagcagttactctggtcatgtaa
- the LOC132152823 gene encoding zona pellucida sperm-binding protein 4-like isoform X1 — MAGSWCLVQILLVCVSCHAVPHWSKSLQDVQSLMTQQFLLQKPIQQPSNQQVPQQFPPQKPVQQLPKLQFPLQKPVQQPTYQQFPLQKPVQQPTYQQFPLQKPVQQLPKPQFPLQKPVQQPTNQQFPQQFPLQKPVQQLPKPQFPLQKPVQQLPKLQFPLQKPVQQLPKPQFSLQKPVVQADSLDKCDVADSEQIQCGLPGISGAECEAINCCFKAQQCFYGRAVTVQCIRDGQFVVVVSRDVTLPRLSLDSVHLLGGNDPPCAPVGSTPSFAIYQFPVTACGTSVMENGGYVVYENRMTSSYEVGIGPYGSITRDSHFEFLFQCRYSETSVEALVLEVNSVPPPPPVAAPGPLRVELRLANGQCVTKGCAEGDEAYTSYYSDSDYPIKKVLREPVYVEVHIMERTDPNIVLMLGHCWTTSTPSPLSLPQWDLLIDGCPYQDDRYLTTLVPVTGSSGLQFPTHYKRFVVKMFTFVDPASLAALQETIFIHCRTEVCHPSGSCEQSCTRKRRDTRIKAVSGEQTVVSSGAVTLVM, encoded by the exons TCAGGATGTTCAGTCTCTGATGACCCAGCAGTTTCTGCTTCAGAAGCCGATTCAACAACCAAGTAACCAGCAGGTTCCTCAGCAGTTTCCGcctcagaagccagttcaacaactACCTAAactgcagtttccgcttcagaagccggtTCAACAACCAACTTaccagcagtttccgcttcagaagccggtTCAACAACCAACTTaccagcagtttccgcttcagaagccggtTCAACAACTACCTAAACcacagtttccgcttcagaagccggtTCAACAACcaactaaccagcagtttcctcagcagtttccgcttcagaagccagttcaacaactACCTaaaccgcagtttccgcttcagaagccagttcaacaactACCTAAActgcagtttccacttcagaagccagttcaacaactACCTAAACCGCAGTTTtcacttcagaagccagtagtgcaggcagaTTCCCTTGATAAATGTGatgtagctgattctgagcagatccaatgtggtctacctgggatcagtggtgctgagtgtgaagctatcaactgctgctttaaagcacagcagtgtttctatgggagGGCGG TAACTGTCCAGTGTAttagagatggtcagtttgtggtagtggtgtctaGAGATGTTACTctgcctcgactgagtctggattcggttcatctgctgggtggaaacgacccaccttgtgctcctgtggggtcCACACCTTCCTTTGCCatataccagttccctgtgaccgcatgtggcacgagTGTGATG GAGAATGGcggatatgtggtgtatgaaaaccGAATGACCTCATCCtatgaagtggggattggaccatatggttccatcacaagggacagtcaCTTTGA gtttctcttccagtgtagataCTCTGAAACTTCTGTGGAAGCTCTGGTTTtggaggtcaactctgttcctccacctccaccagtagctgctcctggacctctcagggtggagctcagactggccaatggccaatgtgtcaccaaaggctgtgctgaag gggatgaggcctacacTTCCTACTACAGTGACTCTGATTATCCAATCAAaaaagtcctgcgagagcctgtgtatgttgaggtgcacattatggagaggactgaccccaacattgtcctgatgcTGGGACATTGTTGGACgacttcaacccccagtccactcagtctcccccagtgggaccttctgatcgaTGG atgcccttaccaggacgaccgttatctgaccacactggttccagtgactggatcgtctggtcttcagttcccaacccactacaagcgctttgttgtgaagatgttcacatttgtagatccagcctcactggctgctctgcaGGAAACC atcttcatccaTTGCCgtacagaggtgtgccatccatctggctcttgtgagcaaagctgcaccaggaaac gaagagatactcgtatcaaggctgtctctggggagcagactgtggtttctagtggagcagttactctggtcatgtaa
- the LOC132152823 gene encoding zona pellucida sperm-binding protein 4-like isoform X3, with the protein MAGSWCLVQILLVCVSCHAVPHWSKSLQDVQSLMTQQFLLQKPIQQPSNQQVPQQFPPQKPVQQLPKLQFPLQKPVQQPTYQQFPLQKPVQQPTYQQFPLQKPFPQQFPLQKPVQQLPKPQFPLQKPVQQLPKLQFPLQKPVQQLPKPQFSLQKPVVQADSLDKCDVADSEQIQCGLPGISGAECEAINCCFKAQQCFYGRAVTVQCIRDGQFVVVVSRDVTLPRLSLDSVHLLGGNDPPCAPVGSTPSFAIYQFPVTACGTSVMENGGYVVYENRMTSSYEVGIGPYGSITRDSHFEFLFQCRYSETSVEALVLEVNSVPPPPPVAAPGPLRVELRLANGQCVTKGCAEGDEAYTSYYSDSDYPIKKVLREPVYVEVHIMERTDPNIVLMLGHCWTTSTPSPLSLPQWDLLIDGCPYQDDRYLTTLVPVTGSSGLQFPTHYKRFVVKMFTFVDPASLAALQETIFIHCRTEVCHPSGSCEQSCTRKRRDTRIKAVSGEQTVVSSGAVTLVM; encoded by the exons TCAGGATGTTCAGTCTCTGATGACCCAGCAGTTTCTGCTTCAGAAGCCGATTCAACAACCAAGTAACCAGCAGGTTCCTCAGCAGTTTCCGcctcagaagccagttcaacaactACCTAAactgcagtttccgcttcagaagccggtTCAACAACCAACTTaccagcagtttccgcttcagaagccggtTCAACAACCAACTTaccagcagtttccgcttcagaagccg tttcctcagcagtttccgcttcagaagccagttcaacaactACCTaaaccgcagtttccgcttcagaagccagttcaacaactACCTAAActgcagtttccacttcagaagccagttcaacaactACCTAAACCGCAGTTTtcacttcagaagccagtagtgcaggcagaTTCCCTTGATAAATGTGatgtagctgattctgagcagatccaatgtggtctacctgggatcagtggtgctgagtgtgaagctatcaactgctgctttaaagcacagcagtgtttctatgggagGGCGG TAACTGTCCAGTGTAttagagatggtcagtttgtggtagtggtgtctaGAGATGTTACTctgcctcgactgagtctggattcggttcatctgctgggtggaaacgacccaccttgtgctcctgtggggtcCACACCTTCCTTTGCCatataccagttccctgtgaccgcatgtggcacgagTGTGATG GAGAATGGcggatatgtggtgtatgaaaaccGAATGACCTCATCCtatgaagtggggattggaccatatggttccatcacaagggacagtcaCTTTGA gtttctcttccagtgtagataCTCTGAAACTTCTGTGGAAGCTCTGGTTTtggaggtcaactctgttcctccacctccaccagtagctgctcctggacctctcagggtggagctcagactggccaatggccaatgtgtcaccaaaggctgtgctgaag gggatgaggcctacacTTCCTACTACAGTGACTCTGATTATCCAATCAAaaaagtcctgcgagagcctgtgtatgttgaggtgcacattatggagaggactgaccccaacattgtcctgatgcTGGGACATTGTTGGACgacttcaacccccagtccactcagtctcccccagtgggaccttctgatcgaTGG atgcccttaccaggacgaccgttatctgaccacactggttccagtgactggatcgtctggtcttcagttcccaacccactacaagcgctttgttgtgaagatgttcacatttgtagatccagcctcactggctgctctgcaGGAAACC atcttcatccaTTGCCgtacagaggtgtgccatccatctggctcttgtgagcaaagctgcaccaggaaac gaagagatactcgtatcaaggctgtctctggggagcagactgtggtttctagtggagcagttactctggtcatgtaa
- the LOC132152823 gene encoding zona pellucida sperm-binding protein 4-like isoform X5 codes for MAGSWCLVQILLVCVSCHAVPHWSKSLQDVQSLMTQQFLLQKPIQQPSNQQFPLQKPVQQPTYQQFPLQKPVQQLPKPQFPLQKPVQQPTNQQFPQQFPLQKPVQQLPKPQFPLQKPVQQLPKLQFPLQKPVQQLPKPQFSLQKPVVQADSLDKCDVADSEQIQCGLPGISGAECEAINCCFKAQQCFYGRAVTVQCIRDGQFVVVVSRDVTLPRLSLDSVHLLGGNDPPCAPVGSTPSFAIYQFPVTACGTSVMENGGYVVYENRMTSSYEVGIGPYGSITRDSHFEFLFQCRYSETSVEALVLEVNSVPPPPPVAAPGPLRVELRLANGQCVTKGCAEGDEAYTSYYSDSDYPIKKVLREPVYVEVHIMERTDPNIVLMLGHCWTTSTPSPLSLPQWDLLIDGCPYQDDRYLTTLVPVTGSSGLQFPTHYKRFVVKMFTFVDPASLAALQETIFIHCRTEVCHPSGSCEQSCTRKRRDTRIKAVSGEQTVVSSGAVTLVM; via the exons TCAGGATGTTCAGTCTCTGATGACCCAGCAGTTTCTGCTTCAGAAGCCGATTCAACAACCAAGTAACCAGCAG tttccgcttcagaagccggtTCAACAACCAACTTaccagcagtttccgcttcagaagccggtTCAACAACTACCTAAACcacagtttccgcttcagaagccggtTCAACAACcaactaaccagcagtttcctcagcagtttccgcttcagaagccagttcaacaactACCTaaaccgcagtttccgcttcagaagccagttcaacaactACCTAAActgcagtttccacttcagaagccagttcaacaactACCTAAACCGCAGTTTtcacttcagaagccagtagtgcaggcagaTTCCCTTGATAAATGTGatgtagctgattctgagcagatccaatgtggtctacctgggatcagtggtgctgagtgtgaagctatcaactgctgctttaaagcacagcagtgtttctatgggagGGCGG TAACTGTCCAGTGTAttagagatggtcagtttgtggtagtggtgtctaGAGATGTTACTctgcctcgactgagtctggattcggttcatctgctgggtggaaacgacccaccttgtgctcctgtggggtcCACACCTTCCTTTGCCatataccagttccctgtgaccgcatgtggcacgagTGTGATG GAGAATGGcggatatgtggtgtatgaaaaccGAATGACCTCATCCtatgaagtggggattggaccatatggttccatcacaagggacagtcaCTTTGA gtttctcttccagtgtagataCTCTGAAACTTCTGTGGAAGCTCTGGTTTtggaggtcaactctgttcctccacctccaccagtagctgctcctggacctctcagggtggagctcagactggccaatggccaatgtgtcaccaaaggctgtgctgaag gggatgaggcctacacTTCCTACTACAGTGACTCTGATTATCCAATCAAaaaagtcctgcgagagcctgtgtatgttgaggtgcacattatggagaggactgaccccaacattgtcctgatgcTGGGACATTGTTGGACgacttcaacccccagtccactcagtctcccccagtgggaccttctgatcgaTGG atgcccttaccaggacgaccgttatctgaccacactggttccagtgactggatcgtctggtcttcagttcccaacccactacaagcgctttgttgtgaagatgttcacatttgtagatccagcctcactggctgctctgcaGGAAACC atcttcatccaTTGCCgtacagaggtgtgccatccatctggctcttgtgagcaaagctgcaccaggaaac gaagagatactcgtatcaaggctgtctctggggagcagactgtggtttctagtggagcagttactctggtcatgtaa